GCCTTGGCCCCGATCCGCCTGCGGAAGTAGTACGCCAGACCGAGCGGGATCGCGAGGTAGAACGCCGCCTGTCCGATCGGCATCGCGATCCAGCCGGTGCTGCCGTCGTGTCCGCCCGGCACGAAGGCGCGGACGAAGGCGGCCCAGACCCGGTCTCCCCATGCGTCGGGCGCATTGTCGCGGACGACCTGAGCGGCGTACAGCAGCGCATGAGCGGCCATCAGACTGAGCACGCTGAGGCTGGTGGTGCGATGGAGACGTTCGAGCTTGGCGGGCTGCCACCGCAGCCAACCGGGCTTGGAGCCCGATATCAAGAGTCCGAGGACGACCGCGAGATACGCCCAGAGCAACGCGGACCAGCCGAAGGCCTGGCTCAGGAAGTAGACCCAGTACCGGTCGGCATCGGCCATGTAGGAGATCACGGACACGGTGTCCGACTGACCTGCGCGTACTCGGAGGTAGAGGAACACGAACACCGATGCGGTGATGAGCAGGGCGATGCCGAGATCGAGCATCGAACCCCGTAGATCGGCAGTGAACCCGGATGACGTGCGATCGGAACGCCTGCGTTGCTCACCGTCGGACGAGCTCTGGTGAGCGAGTTGCTCGTCGGTTCGTCTCCTGGGATCGGGTCTG
The Actinoalloteichus fjordicus DNA segment above includes these coding regions:
- a CDS encoding ferric reductase-like transmembrane domain-containing protein; protein product: MMPTRPDPRRRTDEQLAHQSSSDGEQRRRSDRTSSGFTADLRGSMLDLGIALLITASVFVFLYLRVRAGQSDTVSVISYMADADRYWVYFLSQAFGWSALLWAYLAVVLGLLISGSKPGWLRWQPAKLERLHRTTSLSVLSLMAAHALLYAAQVVRDNAPDAWGDRVWAAFVRAFVPGGHDGSTGWIAMPIGQAAFYLAIPLGLAYYFRRRIGAKAWRILHRFIIVVYALSVWHTLLYSTNVWYEGWPRTVLWLLQVPIAVLLLWRLLEPARRGERLDMSARKTGLLPAWLRLAGRISVAAIAVLLIVVAATGLDGGRLRPEHGGEVHDHSDPHEHEHEDEG